In one window of Pseudoalteromonas espejiana DSM 9414 DNA:
- a CDS encoding DUF6682 family protein: protein MLTVGTILTNRVRVLLRDIDEGGVQWRDPELIQWFNEACAEVARVRPEACSTTGPFQLQAGSKQSVATLGASRVLEVICNMKDGAEGRAVRHVERSTLDNEDPNWMAGSKTDTVFRYSVSLTDPRSFYVYPPADGTGSLLMVTGTTPDEVESLTDAFPLPSMYAACVANYILHRAFAKFTESESMQARAQNYYNVFMAQIGDTQASMESDNAKTRDPIGA from the coding sequence ATGTTAACCGTAGGAACAATACTAACAAATCGCGTCCGTGTCCTTCTACGAGACATTGACGAAGGCGGCGTACAGTGGCGTGACCCAGAGTTGATCCAATGGTTCAACGAGGCATGTGCTGAGGTCGCAAGAGTTCGCCCAGAGGCGTGTAGCACTACAGGCCCATTCCAACTACAGGCTGGCTCAAAGCAGAGTGTGGCAACGCTAGGTGCGTCACGTGTGCTTGAGGTTATCTGTAACATGAAAGATGGTGCGGAAGGTCGCGCTGTTCGTCACGTTGAGCGCTCTACGCTAGATAACGAAGACCCTAATTGGATGGCGGGGAGCAAGACTGACACCGTATTTCGCTACAGTGTGAGCTTGACTGACCCACGTTCGTTCTACGTTTACCCCCCGGCTGACGGCACAGGTAGCTTGTTGATGGTTACAGGTACTACGCCAGATGAGGTTGAGTCACTAACCGACGCGTTTCCGCTACCGTCGATGTATGCGGCTTGTGTGGCTAACTACATTCTGCACCGTGCGTTCGCTAAGTTCACTGAGTCGGAGTCTATGCAGGCTCGGGCACAAAACTACTACAACGTATTTATGGCGCAGATTGGTGATACTCAAGCAAGCATGGAGAGCGACAACGCCAAGACCCGTGACCCAATAGGGGCGTAG
- a CDS encoding D-Ala-D-Ala carboxypeptidase family metallohydrolase — protein MAEPRTKNFKPSELRCKCDFCKGEVPNECDPYALRMLQRIRDEVGPLGLSSAYRCARHPEESKKASPGQHFKGVAFDILVPWGVKRMQIVELALKLGAKGFGFANSFLHIDWRVSGEPVSWTYH, from the coding sequence ATGGCAGAACCAAGAACAAAAAACTTCAAGCCTTCGGAGCTACGCTGTAAATGTGACTTTTGTAAGGGTGAGGTGCCAAATGAATGTGATCCGTATGCTTTGCGCATGTTGCAGAGAATACGTGATGAAGTTGGACCACTTGGCCTAAGTAGTGCGTACCGTTGCGCAAGACACCCAGAAGAGTCAAAAAAGGCGAGTCCTGGTCAACACTTCAAAGGTGTCGCTTTTGATATTCTTGTGCCGTGGGGCGTAAAACGAATGCAGATTGTCGAGCTTGCTCTAAAACTTGGGGCTAAAGGCTTCGGCTTTGCCAACTCGTTCCTGCATATCGACTGGCGCGTGTCGGGTGAACCTGTTAGTTGGACGTACCATTAA
- a CDS encoding phage tail tip fiber protein: protein MSRALPPVPKDVSRSVSQFLNSLRETVQVQAGMGRGNALDRAVTFRDLKKSIGTDDLSSIATKSATGVVTAFNDPMPTKPTNFAAFGMFNMVGLEWDRPKADWYAATEIYRVDVTDDPTATPVFSEAEYVGASATGFFSDLAEPARSFVYWARHLNRDYQAGDVSSPEGTRASTSESPEQVLVKFSEEITDSNNFKWLRSDLSIMDTINRTLQGSGLGDSGLADLINGSASLSDMLAEQAMSEALSKHTQTESIQQQFAKNYARLSGGIHAAVNADEAYVLRIQELESKWENDLGNIVDSKISEFDTVLSSSEGAIAQAIRNFTVDYNGTNVSLQQLASTTASQSGAYEAQWGVKTNVAGLQGGVGFLNDGTKTSFVVDSQTFAVTGGNENVFPFIVKDGKTVIDKAFIQDAEIYSLLASNIVAERVKVGLSFSSPSITGGSIDGAKLTIGDKFSVSQDGIMRTRDGFFEGNLAAKSGYLENVRIDESCKIEGTLYAQNIEGDIVDRTVIVVDREIEVGPSEVFVLIEGTIAPGLLGATEERVLVVSGIALDHQGGGGSTSNFDVYLRLDGSVVQKFHSHNVEEEGSVTVQLGCHIPKGTAEHTFAVELRPDVNDHILVQQSAIVADVFKTGSTFKDVSGLHY from the coding sequence ATGAGTCGAGCTTTACCACCTGTACCTAAAGACGTATCCCGCTCTGTTTCGCAGTTCCTTAACTCGCTGCGTGAGACTGTCCAAGTGCAAGCGGGTATGGGGCGTGGTAACGCGCTAGACCGAGCTGTTACGTTCAGAGACTTAAAAAAGTCGATAGGGACTGATGATTTATCGTCTATCGCTACAAAGTCGGCTACAGGCGTTGTTACGGCGTTTAATGACCCTATGCCGACGAAGCCGACAAACTTCGCGGCGTTCGGTATGTTCAATATGGTGGGTCTTGAGTGGGATAGGCCAAAAGCCGATTGGTACGCGGCCACCGAAATATACCGTGTTGACGTAACGGATGACCCAACGGCCACGCCTGTATTCAGCGAGGCTGAGTACGTTGGCGCGTCGGCCACTGGATTCTTTTCAGATTTGGCTGAGCCTGCTAGGTCTTTTGTTTATTGGGCTAGGCACTTAAACCGTGATTACCAAGCAGGTGACGTAAGCTCGCCAGAAGGTACACGGGCGAGTACGTCAGAAAGTCCAGAGCAAGTGTTGGTCAAGTTCAGTGAAGAGATTACGGATAGCAATAACTTCAAGTGGCTGCGCAGCGACCTAAGCATAATGGACACGATAAACCGAACGTTGCAAGGCAGTGGTTTAGGTGATTCAGGTCTTGCAGATTTGATCAACGGGAGCGCTTCACTTAGCGATATGCTTGCCGAACAAGCTATGAGCGAGGCGCTGTCTAAACACACGCAGACAGAGAGCATCCAACAGCAGTTTGCAAAGAATTACGCGCGTTTGTCGGGCGGCATTCATGCAGCGGTAAACGCTGACGAGGCTTATGTGCTGCGTATCCAAGAGCTTGAGTCTAAGTGGGAGAATGACCTTGGCAACATAGTCGACTCAAAAATCAGTGAGTTCGATACGGTGCTAAGTAGCTCGGAGGGTGCTATCGCACAGGCGATTAGAAACTTCACTGTTGACTACAACGGCACAAACGTAAGCCTACAGCAATTGGCGAGCACTACAGCGTCGCAAAGCGGAGCTTATGAAGCACAATGGGGTGTGAAAACAAATGTTGCTGGCCTACAAGGTGGCGTGGGCTTCCTCAATGATGGCACTAAGACAAGTTTTGTTGTTGATTCGCAGACCTTTGCGGTAACGGGCGGTAATGAAAACGTGTTCCCGTTCATCGTCAAAGATGGCAAGACGGTTATCGACAAGGCGTTCATCCAAGACGCAGAGATATACAGCCTTCTTGCTTCAAACATCGTTGCAGAGCGCGTAAAGGTCGGCCTTTCGTTCTCGTCGCCCAGCATTACGGGTGGTTCGATTGATGGGGCTAAGTTGACGATTGGTGACAAGTTCTCTGTTAGCCAAGATGGGATCATGCGAACACGCGACGGCTTTTTTGAAGGTAACTTAGCGGCCAAAAGCGGATACCTTGAAAATGTGCGTATTGACGAGTCTTGCAAGATAGAGGGCACGCTATACGCGCAGAACATCGAGGGCGACATAGTTGACCGTACGGTAATCGTTGTTGACCGCGAGATTGAAGTTGGACCGAGCGAGGTGTTTGTTTTAATCGAAGGAACAATCGCCCCTGGTCTTTTAGGCGCTACCGAAGAACGCGTACTTGTTGTTAGTGGCATAGCACTAGACCACCAAGGCGGCGGTGGCTCTACGAGTAACTTTGACGTTTATCTGAGGCTTGATGGCTCGGTTGTGCAGAAGTTCCATTCACACAACGTTGAGGAAGAAGGCTCAGTGACAGTGCAATTGGGCTGCCATATCCCTAAAGGCACTGCGGAGCATACGTTTGCCGTGGAGCTTAGGCCAGACGTAAACGATCACATTTTAGTGCAGCAGTCAGCGATTGTTGCGGACGTATTTAAGACGGGTAGCACGTTTAAGGACGTGTCCGGCCTTCACTACTAG
- the terL gene encoding phage terminase large subunit, whose amino-acid sequence MERIEHEFKRVREEELEAFNVELEARKELAERELVRRRLLPFIKRHNDAYMPGWVHADICMRLEKFAQDIENGLSPRLMITMPPRHGKSEIGSKTFPSWYLGRNPSHEVITCSYSGDLAEDFSRKCRDLLDTDKFKAAFKTRLSPDTKSVKKWMTTEGGGFTAAGVGGPITGRGAHLGIIDDPVKNREEAESEVTRQKVKDWYSSAFYTRLAPGGGVLIIQTRWHDDDLAGWLLNVFEEAKKEAEEKGEPIPEDVDQWDLVEYPAIATQDEKYRKKGEALHEDRYPLPALRRIKRAMIPRDWEALYQQRPVSEDGDFFTRDMFRYYKMGELPPLEDMRLYAAADLAISTKQTADYSVFVVVGIDRKQNIWIVDLIRGRWNSLGIIDRMFEIQTKYNPELFGIETGQIELTLEPFIQKAEQERGTSLRYEKLRTRGADKGTRARPIQGRMEQGKVIFPTIESTPWMSSLQNELLKFPLGANDDQVDALAWIGQMLMLFGIRNEKKAKPKKSFKDKLRKFGGGTRSRHKSGMAA is encoded by the coding sequence GTGGAACGAATCGAACACGAGTTTAAACGCGTGCGAGAGGAGGAATTAGAGGCGTTTAACGTAGAACTTGAGGCGAGGAAAGAGCTTGCTGAGCGTGAGTTGGTTCGTCGTAGGCTGTTGCCATTCATCAAACGCCACAATGACGCTTATATGCCCGGCTGGGTTCATGCTGATATTTGTATGCGGCTGGAAAAGTTTGCGCAGGACATTGAGAACGGCCTATCGCCACGGCTGATGATTACGATGCCACCGCGACACGGTAAGTCTGAAATTGGCTCTAAAACATTCCCTAGTTGGTACTTAGGCCGTAACCCTAGTCATGAGGTAATCACCTGTTCGTACTCAGGCGACTTGGCGGAGGACTTTAGCCGTAAGTGCCGTGACTTACTGGACACCGACAAGTTTAAGGCTGCATTCAAAACACGCCTATCGCCAGATACCAAGAGCGTTAAAAAGTGGATGACTACCGAAGGCGGTGGCTTTACTGCGGCGGGTGTTGGTGGTCCGATAACGGGTCGTGGTGCTCACTTAGGTATCATTGACGATCCAGTTAAGAACCGCGAAGAGGCAGAGTCGGAAGTTACGCGCCAGAAGGTAAAAGATTGGTACTCGTCGGCATTCTACACACGTCTTGCACCAGGGGGCGGTGTGCTGATAATTCAGACTCGATGGCACGATGACGATTTGGCGGGCTGGCTGCTAAACGTATTCGAGGAAGCCAAAAAAGAGGCTGAGGAGAAGGGCGAACCTATCCCAGAGGACGTTGACCAATGGGACTTAGTAGAGTACCCAGCTATTGCGACACAGGACGAAAAGTACCGTAAGAAGGGCGAGGCGCTTCACGAAGATCGCTACCCGTTACCTGCACTACGTCGTATAAAACGTGCCATGATACCGCGAGATTGGGAGGCGCTTTACCAGCAAAGGCCAGTGTCTGAGGACGGTGACTTCTTCACGCGTGATATGTTCCGCTATTACAAGATGGGCGAGCTACCACCGTTGGAGGATATGCGTCTGTATGCTGCGGCTGACTTGGCTATCTCTACAAAACAAACGGCGGACTACAGTGTGTTTGTGGTGGTCGGTATTGACCGTAAGCAGAATATTTGGATTGTCGACCTCATACGTGGCCGTTGGAACTCGTTGGGTATCATTGACCGAATGTTTGAGATACAGACGAAGTACAACCCTGAGCTGTTTGGTATCGAAACAGGGCAGATTGAGCTGACGCTTGAGCCATTCATTCAGAAGGCCGAGCAAGAACGTGGTACCAGTTTACGCTATGAAAAGCTTAGAACACGGGGCGCTGACAAAGGGACGCGTGCTAGGCCGATACAGGGTCGTATGGAACAGGGCAAGGTTATATTCCCTACCATCGAATCTACGCCTTGGATGAGTTCGCTACAGAACGAGCTACTAAAATTCCCGCTAGGCGCTAATGATGACCAAGTAGATGCGCTGGCGTGGATAGGCCAAATGCTTATGTTGTTCGGTATCCGTAACGAGAAGAAGGCTAAACCTAAGAAGTCATTTAAGGATAAATTACGTAAGTTTGGCGGAGGCACTAGGAGCCGTCATAAAAGTGGTATGGCAGCTTAG
- a CDS encoding pentapeptide repeat-containing protein, translated as MEQAQTNMQRVEHGVDFTTLKTANNDYSNAVFIDCNFEDMDLSFANLKDSSFINCNFKGADLSFATVQAATFRHSDLTGVNVYAACMFSANLESSTFDPSDVKSVDLRAARLPANYYVLDRALPNGEPITALLTPTTLRVNEEIAVHSVWEELVDEHPDENYRKEVKALLTFARTLRAPSVAEPVALEEAA; from the coding sequence ATGGAACAAGCACAAACTAACATGCAACGCGTAGAGCACGGCGTAGACTTCACGACACTAAAGACAGCGAACAACGACTATTCGAACGCGGTGTTCATTGACTGTAACTTCGAGGACATGGACTTATCGTTCGCCAACCTCAAAGACTCATCATTCATCAACTGTAACTTTAAGGGGGCTGACTTATCCTTTGCCACAGTGCAAGCGGCCACCTTCCGTCACTCAGACCTAACAGGTGTTAACGTTTACGCCGCGTGTATGTTCAGCGCGAACCTTGAGTCATCAACGTTTGACCCAAGCGATGTGAAGTCTGTTGACCTACGAGCAGCGAGGCTACCTGCTAACTATTACGTGCTAGACCGCGCGTTACCAAATGGCGAGCCAATCACCGCCCTGTTGACACCGACCACGCTGCGAGTGAACGAAGAGATTGCGGTGCACAGCGTATGGGAAGAGCTAGTTGACGAGCACCCTGACGAGAACTATCGCAAGGAAGTGAAAGCCTTGTTAACCTTCGCTCGCACATTACGCGCACCGTCTGTCGCAGAGCCAGTAGCACTTGAGGAGGCGGCATGA
- a CDS encoding N4-gp56 family major capsid protein, translating to MAKTNFSALDDDAKKVWSRDTWHQAREKMFVSKFMGSGQNAMIQRITELTKSERGTEAIVTLVPDMHGDGIVGDNELTGNEATLTAHQDKVEVDQLRNAVKNTGKLNDQKTVVNFREQARDQLAYWLSDRMDQMTFLQLAGLDFAQTNDGRVRPGQGANDDNLSDLAFNTAGGLAPTSERHLMCLKGGQVVDADTTAITADDKLGYDHIVRLQAIAKTRYIRGIRGNGGSEVYHLFLHPMALATLKLDPDFKENARHAGVRGDSNTLFAGGESYIVDGLHIHEFRHVPTTLGADSGSKWGADGSVDGCMGLLCGAQALGFIDLDTASWDERDHFDYGNNYGIAYGKIFGMKKMQFKDAKKSLDRNVKQDYGVLRIDFAI from the coding sequence ATGGCAAAGACTAATTTCTCAGCGTTAGACGACGACGCTAAAAAAGTATGGTCACGTGATACGTGGCACCAAGCACGCGAAAAAATGTTCGTGTCAAAGTTCATGGGCTCAGGCCAGAACGCAATGATCCAACGCATTACCGAGCTAACTAAGTCAGAGCGCGGTACAGAAGCGATTGTGACATTAGTACCTGATATGCACGGTGACGGTATCGTTGGTGACAACGAATTAACTGGCAACGAGGCAACGCTAACAGCTCACCAAGATAAGGTTGAGGTTGACCAACTTCGTAACGCGGTTAAAAACACTGGTAAATTAAACGACCAAAAAACAGTTGTTAACTTCCGCGAACAAGCTCGTGACCAGCTAGCTTACTGGCTATCAGACCGTATGGACCAAATGACGTTCCTACAATTAGCTGGCCTAGATTTCGCGCAAACTAACGATGGTCGAGTACGTCCTGGTCAGGGTGCGAATGACGACAACCTTTCAGACTTAGCGTTCAACACTGCGGGCGGTCTAGCACCGACTTCTGAGCGTCACTTAATGTGTCTTAAAGGCGGTCAAGTTGTTGATGCTGATACGACTGCGATCACCGCTGACGACAAGCTGGGCTACGACCACATTGTGCGCCTGCAAGCAATTGCTAAGACTCGCTATATTCGTGGTATCCGTGGTAACGGCGGTTCAGAAGTGTACCACCTGTTCCTACACCCAATGGCGTTAGCAACGTTGAAGCTAGACCCAGACTTCAAAGAGAACGCGCGCCATGCTGGTGTTCGTGGTGATAGCAACACGCTATTTGCTGGCGGTGAGTCATACATTGTTGATGGCCTACACATTCACGAGTTCCGCCATGTACCAACTACTTTAGGCGCAGATAGCGGCTCTAAATGGGGCGCTGACGGCAGCGTAGATGGTTGTATGGGTCTGTTATGTGGTGCGCAAGCATTAGGCTTCATTGACCTAGACACAGCGTCTTGGGATGAGCGCGATCACTTTGACTACGGTAACAACTACGGTATTGCTTACGGCAAAATCTTCGGTATGAAGAAAATGCAGTTTAAGGACGCTAAGAAGTCTTTAGACCGCAACGTTAAGCAAGACTACGGTGTTTTACGTATCGACTTCGCTATCTAA